The Microcella sp. genome includes the window CGCCGAGGCCTGGCAGCAGAAGCGTGGCGTGTGCCAAGACATCACGCACCTCGCGCTCGGAGCCTTGCGTACCGCGGGCATTCCGGCCCGCTACGTCAGCGGCTATCTGCACCCCGTGCCCGACGCTGAGATCGGGCAGACGGTCGCGGGTGAGTCGCACGCGTGGGTCGAGTGGTTCGACGGCGCCTGGCAGGGTTATGACCCGACGAACGCCATCGACATCCACGATCGCCATGTCATCGTCGGCCGAGGCCGCGACTACCGTGACGTGCCGCCCCTGCGCGGGGTCTACGCGGGGCCGTCGAGCTCGAGACTCTTCGTCACCGTCGAGATCACGCGCGAGGCCTAAGACTTGCGCGTCTCGGCCTCGACGATCGCGAGTTCTTTCGTGGCCGTGTCGAGGTCGCGCATGCGCGTCGAGTAGTCGTCGCCGTCGTAGCGCACGCGCAGGCGCCACCAGCGGTCGTCGGTGAAGCCACGCCGCACACGCAGATTGCGTGTCGCCCGCATCCATGACAGCGCGATGATGACCGCGGCGAGTCCGCCCACAGCGCCGACACCGAGCGCCCATCGTGGGCCGAACCCGTTCGCGACGAGGCCGACGAGGGGTGCTCCAAGGGGGGTGCCGCCCATGAAGATCGTCAGATAGAGGGCGAGCACGCGACCGCGAATCGACGATCGCACGGTGGTCTGCACGTAGGCGTTCGACGAGGTGACCATGGTCATCGCGCTGTATCCGACGGGCACGAGGGCGACGGCGAAGAGCTCGAAGGTGGGCATGAGTGCGGCGATCACCATCGACACGAAGACGCCGAATGAGGCCAGCACGATCACTCGCAGCCTGGGCCGTTCTCTGCGCGCGGTCGTCAGGGCGCCCAGCACCGAGCCGATGGCGAGCACCGATGACAGCAGCCCGAACTCGGTCGCTCCGCGCCCGAACTCGACGGCCGCCATGGTGGCGGTGAAGATGGCGAAGTTGAACCCGAAGGTTCCGATGAGAAACACCATCGCGAAGACGATGAGCAGGTCGCCGCGCGCCTTCACATAGCGGATGCCCGCGCGCAGCTGCCCGCGCTCTTTGCCCGCCTTGCGCAGGGGGTGCAGCTGCTCTGCTCGCAGCAGTGCGATAGCCGTGAGCATGGCGGCGAAGGTCAGCACGTTCAGCAGCACGACCCAGCCGGCACCGAGCAGTGCGATCAGCACGCCGGCGATGCCCGGCCCGATGAGGCGTGCGCCGTTGAACGAGGTCGAGTTGAGGGCGACTGCGTTCGGCAGCTGCTCTTTGCCGACGAGCTCGCCCACGAAGGTCTGCCGCCCGGGGGCTTCGATCGCGGTCGTGACGCCGAGTGCGGCGGCCAGCACGTAGACCATCCACAGCTCGGCGACGCCGGTGACCATGATGGTGCCGAGTATGGCGGCGAGCACGATCTGCACCGACTGCGTGCTGAACACGAGCCGTCGGCCGGGCACCCGGTCGGCGATGATGCCGGCGAACGGCCCGATGATGAGGGCGGGGCCGAACTGCAGGGCGAGCACGACGCCGACCGCCGCGGCGTCGTTGTCGGTCAGCTCGGTGAGCACGAACCAGTCTTGGGCGGTGCGCTGCATCCAGGTGCCGATGTTCGACACGAGTGCGCCGATGAACCAGATGCGGTAGTTGACGATCGAGAGTGAACGGAACATCGCCTTCACGAGTCGGCGAGCCGTTCGAGCAGCGGTCGGGCCGAGTCGAGCACCGCTCGCTCGTCTGCGGTCAAGGTGGTGAGTTGAGCGTGAAACCACTGCCGGCGAAGCCGTCGGGTCTCGACGATCATGTGCTGGCCGCTCGCCGTCAGCGACACTCGCACCTTGCGGGCGTCGTCATCACTCGGCTCGCGCATGACGAAGCCGCTGGCTTCGAGCGCGTTGAGCGTGCGGTTCATCGAGGGCGCGCTCACTCGCTCGGCGGCGGCGAGCTCGCCCGGAGTGCTTGCTCCGTCGGTCTGCAGTCTCCACAGCACGCCCAACTGCGTGTCGCTGATGCCATCGCTGGCCCGCTCGGCCCTGATGCGCCGCGCCAGGCGCTGAATGACGACACGCAAGTGCTCTTCGGGGTCGGTATGCTCGCTCGTCACCTCGTTAGCTTAGCTCATGAGCGTTGCTAATGAGTTCTTCCCGCCTAGGATCATGCGCAGGAGGCCACACCCTATGCCCACGATCATCGCTGAGCGCCAGCACCGCACCTTCACCGATGACCACGGCGTCGTCATCCACTACTACGTGTGGGCGCCCGGCAAGCCGAAGGCGGTGGTGCAGCTGGCGCACGGCGTCGGCGAGCACGCGCTGCGCTACGAGGCGCTCGCGCAAGCGCTCGTGAACGCCGGCTATGCGGTGTACGCCGACGACCACCGCGGCCATGGTGCCACAGGGGTGGAGTACTGGAAGGGCGACCTGAGCAAGATCGGCAAGCTCGGCGTGGGCGGCCTGCGCGCCACCCAGAAGAATCTGCTCGAGCTGACCGCGATCGCTCGAGCCGAGCATCCGTCGCTGCCGTTCATCATGCTCGGCCACTCATGGGGTTCGCTCATGGTGCAGAACCTGCTCAACGAGGGGGCGCAGCCGTGGAACGCGATCGTGCTCACCGGCACCGCATACCGCTCGCCTTTCGCCATGAACGGGGGCGACCTCAACGCGCGGCACAAGCACCTGGGAACGACGGGGGCCGAGTGGCTCAGCCGCGACCCGGCGGTGGCCGCGGCCTTCGTCGCCGACCCGCTCACGACCGACGCGAAGGTGCTGCAGCTCTTCGGCGTTCGCGACGGCCTGCGCCTCTACGGGTCGCCGAAGCGCATCGACCCATCCATGCCCCTGCTCATCATGGTCGGAGACGATGACCCGCTCGGCGGCGAGAAGAGTGCGAAGAAGCTCGCCGACGCGTACCTCTCGCGTGGCGGCCTCGACGATGTGACCCTCATCGTGTACCCCGGCGCGCGGCACGAGGTCTTCAACGAGACCAATCAAGAAGAGGTGCGCGCAGACCTCATCGCGTGGCTCGACGAGCGGTTTCCCTCCGCCTGATCGCACGCCGTTCGCGCGTCCACCCGGTGCGCGCACGCGCGTGGTCGCGAAGCCTGTCTGGTACCGACGCCCACCGGTGCTGCGTGCATCCGCCCCTTCCACAACAGCGGAGCGCGTGAGGCCCTCTCAGCCTTTCCGCTGTTGTGGAAGCGTGGCAGAACGAGTCAGGCGCCTCCCGGCAGCCGGTGGGGTGCCGCCAACTAAGGTTGACCTTATGCACGGTGAGTTCAAAGTGCCCGGCGGCAAGCTCGTCGTCGTCGACCTCGACTCGACCGACGGCCGCATCAGCGGCTTCCGCCTCGCCGGCGACTTCTTCGTCGAGCCCGACGAGGCCATTCCCGCGATCGAAGCGGCCGTCGACGGGTTGCCCGTCGACGCTGACGCCGCAACGCTCGCCCGCACGATTCGGGATGCCCTGCCCGACGGCGCCGTGCTGCTCGGGTTCAGCCCCGAAGCCATCGCGACCACGATTCGACGCGCGCTCGCGAAGGCGACGAGCTTCGCCGACTACGACTGGCAGCTCGTGCGCGGCCCGGCACTCGAGCCCTTGCAGCAGATGGCGGTCGACCAGGTGCTGTCTGAAGAGGTCGGCGAAGGGCGTCGCGGCCCCACCCTGCGGGTGTGGCAGTGGAGCAGCCCCGCTGTCGTCATCGGCTCGTTCCAGAGTGTGAAGAACGAGGTCGACCTCGGCAACGCTGAGAAGTACGGCTTCGAGGTCGTCCGCCGCATCTCAGGCGGAGGGGCGATGTTCATCGAGCCCGAGTCGGCCATCACCTACTCTCTCTACGCTCCCATCGACCTCGTGCAGGGCATGAGCTTCGCCGACTCGTACGCGTTTCTCGACGACTGGGTCATTCAGGCGCTGCGCGGTCTCGGTATCGACGCCACCTATCAACCGCTCAACGACATCGCGAGCCCCGCCGGCAAGATCGGCGGTGCTGCGCAGAAGCGCCTCGGCAGCGGGGCCGTGCTGCACCACGTCATCATGGCGTATGACATGGACGGCGCGCGAATGGCCGAAGTGCTGCGCATCGGTCGCGAGAAGCTGAGCGACAAGGGCATCGCGAGCGCCGCCAAGCGCGTCGACCCGCTGAAGTCGCAGACCGGCCTCTCTCGCGACGAGATCATCGAGCGCCTCATCGCCACCTTCGGGGCGCAGACCAGTCTCACCGAGTCTGCGCTCACCGACGCCGAGCTGGCCCGGGCGCAGGCGCTCGTCAGCGAGAAGTTCTCGACCCCCGAGTGGCTGCAGCGGGTTCCGTGACCGCGCGTTCACGCGCGTTCGCGCTCGTACTGCTGCTCGCCGGCGTGCTCGTCGGCGGCATCGTGCTGTCGGCCATCACGGGGCAGCTGGCGATCACCCCCACCGAGGTCGCCGGCTCGCTGCTGCGCGCGATCGGCATCGACACCTCCTGGGCTCCGACCGATCCCATCATCGAGAGCACCCTCTGGGTGGTGCGCTTTCCGCGCATCGTCATGGCTCTCGTCGTCGGCGCCGCCCTTGCCGTCGCCGGAGCCGTCATGCAGGCGATCTTCGGCAACCCGCTCGCCGAGCCGGGAGTCGTCGGTGTCTCGTCGGGGGCCGCTCTCGGGGCGGCGACCGCGATCGTGCTCGGCGCATCCGTTCTCGGCGGAGCCGGCATCGCCCTCTTCGCCTTCCTCGGCGGGCTCATCGCCACGCTCCTGGTCTACGTCGTCTCACGGGCGGGTGGGCGCACCGAGGTCGTCACGCTGCTGCTCACGGGTATCGCCGTCAACGCGATAGCCCAAGCCGGCATCGCCTTCGTGCTCTTCATCGCCGACACCGCCAGTCGCGAGCAGATCGTGTTCTGGCAGCTCGGCTCGCTCGGCGGCTCGCTGTGGTCGCAAGTGGCCATCGTCGCGAGCGTCGCCGTCGTCGGAGTGCTGCTCGCGTTCGCACTCGCGAGGCGATACGACCTGCTGTCGCTGGGTGAGCGCAACGCTCGCCACCTCGGCGTCAACGTCGAGCGACTGCGACTCGTCTCGATCGTGCTCGTCGCGCTGCTCACCGGCGTGGCTGTCGCCTTCACCGGCATCATCGCGTTCGTCGGGCTCGTCGTGCCGCACATCATCCGAATGGTCATCGGGCCCGCCCACCGTGGCCTGATTCTGGCGAGCGCCGTCGGCGGTGGTGCGTTGCTCGTGCTTGCCGACCTGTTGACGCGCACGCTCGTCGCCGGCGCTGAACTGCCCATCGGCATGCTCACGTCG containing:
- a CDS encoding MFS transporter, producing MFRSLSIVNYRIWFIGALVSNIGTWMQRTAQDWFVLTELTDNDAAAVGVVLALQFGPALIIGPFAGIIADRVPGRRLVFSTQSVQIVLAAILGTIMVTGVAELWMVYVLAAALGVTTAIEAPGRQTFVGELVGKEQLPNAVALNSTSFNGARLIGPGIAGVLIALLGAGWVVLLNVLTFAAMLTAIALLRAEQLHPLRKAGKERGQLRAGIRYVKARGDLLIVFAMVFLIGTFGFNFAIFTATMAAVEFGRGATEFGLLSSVLAIGSVLGALTTARRERPRLRVIVLASFGVFVSMVIAALMPTFELFAVALVPVGYSAMTMVTSSNAYVQTTVRSSIRGRVLALYLTIFMGGTPLGAPLVGLVANGFGPRWALGVGAVGGLAAVIIALSWMRATRNLRVRRGFTDDRWWRLRVRYDGDDYSTRMRDLDTATKELAIVEAETRKS
- a CDS encoding MarR family transcriptional regulator; translation: MTSEHTDPEEHLRVVIQRLARRIRAERASDGISDTQLGVLWRLQTDGASTPGELAAAERVSAPSMNRTLNALEASGFVMREPSDDDARKVRVSLTASGQHMIVETRRLRRQWFHAQLTTLTADERAVLDSARPLLERLADS
- a CDS encoding alpha/beta fold hydrolase, with amino-acid sequence MPTIIAERQHRTFTDDHGVVIHYYVWAPGKPKAVVQLAHGVGEHALRYEALAQALVNAGYAVYADDHRGHGATGVEYWKGDLSKIGKLGVGGLRATQKNLLELTAIARAEHPSLPFIMLGHSWGSLMVQNLLNEGAQPWNAIVLTGTAYRSPFAMNGGDLNARHKHLGTTGAEWLSRDPAVAAAFVADPLTTDAKVLQLFGVRDGLRLYGSPKRIDPSMPLLIMVGDDDPLGGEKSAKKLADAYLSRGGLDDVTLIVYPGARHEVFNETNQEEVRADLIAWLDERFPSA
- a CDS encoding iron ABC transporter permease, which produces MTARSRAFALVLLLAGVLVGGIVLSAITGQLAITPTEVAGSLLRAIGIDTSWAPTDPIIESTLWVVRFPRIVMALVVGAALAVAGAVMQAIFGNPLAEPGVVGVSSGAALGAATAIVLGASVLGGAGIALFAFLGGLIATLLVYVVSRAGGRTEVVTLLLTGIAVNAIAQAGIAFVLFIADTASREQIVFWQLGSLGGSLWSQVAIVASVAVVGVLLAFALARRYDLLSLGERNARHLGVNVERLRLVSIVLVALLTGVAVAFTGIIAFVGLVVPHIIRMVIGPAHRGLILASAVGGGALLVLADLLTRTLVAGAELPIGMLTSLVGGPFFFWLLYRQRRRSGGWA
- a CDS encoding biotin/lipoate A/B protein ligase family protein; protein product: MHGEFKVPGGKLVVVDLDSTDGRISGFRLAGDFFVEPDEAIPAIEAAVDGLPVDADAATLARTIRDALPDGAVLLGFSPEAIATTIRRALAKATSFADYDWQLVRGPALEPLQQMAVDQVLSEEVGEGRRGPTLRVWQWSSPAVVIGSFQSVKNEVDLGNAEKYGFEVVRRISGGGAMFIEPESAITYSLYAPIDLVQGMSFADSYAFLDDWVIQALRGLGIDATYQPLNDIASPAGKIGGAAQKRLGSGAVLHHVIMAYDMDGARMAEVLRIGREKLSDKGIASAAKRVDPLKSQTGLSRDEIIERLIATFGAQTSLTESALTDAELARAQALVSEKFSTPEWLQRVP